From the genome of Amycolatopsis sp. NBC_01488, one region includes:
- the panB gene encoding 3-methyl-2-oxobutanoate hydroxymethyltransferase, with amino-acid sequence MSASAEEPAPYGTGSAPKPASGRKVRVHHLRELKERGEPWPMLTAYDMYTAALFDEAGIPVLLVGDSAANNVFGYDTSLPVTVDELLPLVRAVTRSVKRALVVADLPFGSYQLSPQQALETSVRFMKEGRAHAVKLEGGRRFAAHVEALTSAGVPVMGHIGFTPQSEHNLGGYRVQGRGEAADVLLADALALQEAGAFAVVMEMVPAEAAKRVTAELKIPTVGIGAGPDCDAQVLVWQDMAGLRRGKAPRFVKRYADVATVLQNAATAFAEDVRRGEFPAPEHAFHD; translated from the coding sequence ATGTCTGCCAGCGCTGAAGAACCCGCCCCCTACGGCACCGGATCCGCGCCCAAGCCGGCTTCGGGCCGGAAGGTCCGCGTCCACCACCTGCGGGAACTCAAGGAACGCGGCGAGCCGTGGCCCATGCTCACCGCGTACGACATGTACACCGCCGCGCTGTTCGACGAGGCCGGGATCCCCGTGCTGCTCGTCGGCGACTCCGCGGCCAACAACGTCTTCGGCTACGACACGTCGCTGCCGGTGACGGTCGACGAGCTGTTGCCGCTGGTCCGGGCGGTCACCCGGTCGGTCAAGCGGGCCCTCGTGGTCGCCGACCTGCCGTTCGGCTCCTACCAGCTCTCGCCGCAGCAGGCGCTGGAGACGTCGGTGCGGTTCATGAAGGAGGGCCGCGCGCACGCCGTGAAGCTCGAAGGCGGACGGCGGTTCGCCGCGCACGTCGAGGCACTGACGTCGGCAGGCGTGCCGGTGATGGGCCACATCGGGTTCACCCCGCAGAGCGAGCACAACCTCGGCGGCTACCGGGTGCAGGGGCGCGGCGAAGCGGCCGACGTGCTGCTCGCCGACGCGCTGGCGCTGCAGGAGGCCGGGGCGTTCGCGGTGGTGATGGAGATGGTGCCCGCCGAAGCGGCGAAGCGCGTCACGGCGGAGCTGAAGATCCCGACGGTCGGCATCGGCGCCGGCCCGGACTGCGACGCGCAGGTGCTCGTCTGGCAGGACATGGCCGGGCTGCGCCGCGGCAAGGCACCGCGGTTCGTCAAGCGCTACGCCGACGTCGCGACGGTGCTGCAGAACGCGGCGACGGCCTTCGCGGAGGACGTCCGGCGCGGCGAGTTCCCGGCGCCCGAGCACGCGTTCCACGACTGA
- a CDS encoding cytochrome c oxidase assembly protein, whose translation MPLTADRLLTAWTFDVPAVLLVLVLGVLYVRAARRRDWPPGRTVAFLAGLATIVLVTCSALAVYDTTLFWVRAVQTVTLLMVTPLLLALGSPIRLLLDTVPARWLREHGRGPLARALTFPPVVTLTLVVPVLVLYLTPLYDLTLRSPAVDGLVRLTLVLAGFTYFWTRLGLDPTPRTDPHLVSVWIAFTEVVFDGALGLVLWLGPLLAPAHYAAAHPGWGPDPRTDQIIGAGVLWIGGDIAGLPFVVALFVRWARDDERRAKQIDVQLDEEAASGAASTSGLWWENDPALADRFKRR comes from the coding sequence GTGCCGCTGACGGCGGACCGCCTCCTGACCGCCTGGACGTTCGACGTCCCGGCGGTCCTGCTCGTGCTCGTACTGGGCGTGCTCTACGTCCGCGCGGCCCGCCGTCGCGACTGGCCGCCGGGCCGCACGGTGGCGTTCCTCGCCGGCCTCGCGACGATCGTGCTCGTCACCTGCTCGGCACTGGCCGTCTACGACACGACGCTGTTCTGGGTCCGCGCGGTCCAGACCGTCACGCTGCTGATGGTCACGCCGCTGCTGCTGGCCCTGGGCTCGCCGATCCGCCTCCTGCTCGACACCGTCCCGGCCCGGTGGCTGCGCGAGCACGGCCGCGGCCCGCTCGCCCGCGCGCTGACGTTCCCGCCGGTCGTCACGCTCACCTTGGTCGTGCCGGTGCTGGTGCTCTACCTGACCCCGCTCTACGACCTCACGCTGCGCTCGCCGGCCGTCGACGGCCTGGTCCGGCTCACGCTCGTGCTGGCCGGCTTCACGTACTTCTGGACGCGCCTTGGCCTCGATCCGACCCCGCGCACGGACCCGCACCTGGTGTCGGTGTGGATCGCCTTCACCGAGGTCGTCTTCGACGGCGCGCTCGGCCTCGTCCTCTGGCTCGGCCCGCTGCTCGCGCCGGCGCACTACGCGGCCGCGCACCCGGGGTGGGGGCCCGATCCCCGCACCGACCAGATCATCGGCGCGGGCGTGCTGTGGATCGGCGGCGACATCGCCGGCCTGCCGTTCGTGGTCGCGCTGTTCGTCCGGTGGGCCCGCGACGACGAGCGGCGCGCGAAGCAGATCGACGTCCAGTTGGACGAAGAAGCCGCTTCGGGCGCCGCATCGACGTCGGGGCTGTGGTGGGAGAACGACCCGGCGCTCGCGGATCGGTTCAAGCGCCGGTGA
- a CDS encoding undecaprenyl-diphosphate phosphatase, with the protein MSAVTYVEAIVVGALQGVSELFPVSSLGHSILLPAWLGGQWQQDLSIGKDSPYLAVLVAMHVATALALVLFFRKDWVRIIRGLWTSVRYREVRTPDQRLAWLLVLATIPVGLAGLLLEGLLRDFLGKPVPSAIFLALNGGVLYAAEKFSRKPAGPNEDTVDFSAEETLVMRAVTVEEATDVRLAKLRVGEAVLIGAAQILALLPGISRSGITMVAGLRRGLGHEDAARFAFLLATPVILAAGVLKMPTLFAPENHASLGPALVGSVIAGVASYISVRFLTGYFETRTLTPFAIYCVVAGIGSLIFFAV; encoded by the coding sequence AGGGGTGTCGGAATTGTTTCCGGTGTCCAGTCTCGGCCACAGCATCCTGCTGCCCGCCTGGCTCGGCGGGCAGTGGCAGCAGGACCTGAGCATCGGCAAGGATTCGCCGTACCTGGCGGTGCTCGTCGCGATGCACGTCGCCACCGCGCTGGCGCTCGTGCTGTTCTTCCGGAAGGACTGGGTGCGGATCATCCGCGGCCTGTGGACGTCGGTCCGGTACCGCGAGGTCCGCACCCCCGACCAGCGGCTCGCGTGGCTGCTCGTGCTCGCCACGATCCCGGTCGGGCTGGCCGGGCTGCTCCTCGAAGGACTGCTGCGCGACTTCCTCGGCAAGCCGGTGCCGTCGGCCATCTTCCTCGCGCTCAACGGCGGCGTCCTCTACGCGGCCGAGAAGTTCTCCCGGAAGCCGGCCGGGCCGAACGAGGACACAGTGGACTTCTCCGCCGAGGAGACCCTGGTCATGCGGGCGGTCACCGTCGAGGAGGCGACCGACGTCCGGCTGGCGAAGCTGCGGGTCGGCGAGGCGGTGCTGATCGGCGCCGCGCAGATCCTCGCGCTGCTGCCGGGCATCAGCCGCTCGGGCATCACGATGGTCGCCGGGCTGCGCCGCGGGCTCGGCCACGAGGACGCCGCACGCTTCGCGTTCCTGCTGGCCACGCCGGTCATCCTCGCCGCGGGCGTGCTGAAGATGCCGACGCTGTTCGCCCCGGAGAACCACGCTTCGCTCGGCCCGGCGCTGGTCGGCAGCGTCATCGCCGGGGTCGCTTCGTACATTTCTGTCCGGTTCCTCACGGGTTACTTCGAGACGCGCACGCTGACCCCGTTCGCCATTTACTGCGTGGTCGCCGGAATCGGCAGCCTGATCTTCTTCGCGGTGTGA